One window of the Hoplias malabaricus isolate fHopMal1 chromosome Y, fHopMal1.hap1, whole genome shotgun sequence genome contains the following:
- the LOC136678295 gene encoding retinol dehydrogenase 11-like encodes MYLLYTIFAALSFFLLLKWIKRRKYCMDVKRLDGKTVLITGGNSGIGKETAVALALRGARVIIACRNEDKARKAVREIKARSHSMNVLHMEVDLANMRSIREFSKTFLEKEKRLDILINNAGMPSVLDWTDDNFSMCFGVNHLGHFLLTNLLLPRLKESSPSRVITLTCSNYKYQKLDFQDLNYNLFPFFTYCRSKLANIYFTQELARMMEGKGVTAYAVHPGYVQSNWTDHFSFLFQLLMKVIMFMFFVSCEVGAQTVIHCAVADDVVTDSGGYFSDCRPAKLQAFAKDAGVAKKLWEASERLVKHA; translated from the exons ATGTATCTTTTATATACAATATTCGCCGCCCTTTCCTTTTTCTTACTCCTAAAATGGATAAAAAGGAGAAAGTACTGTATGGATGTGAAACGACTGGATGGGAAAACGGTTCTTATAACGG GTGGGAACTCTGGCATAGGTAAGGAGACAGCTGTGGCTTTGGCTTTGCGAGGCGCTCGAGTCATCATTGCATGTAGAAACGAAGACAAAGCAAGGAAGGCTGTAAGGGAAATTAAGGCCAGGAGCCACAGTATGAATGTCTTGCATATGGAGGTGGATCTGGCCAACATGAGGTCTATACGAGAATTCAGCAAAACTTTTctagagaaagagaagaggctGGATATTCTTATTAATAATGCAG GTATGCCCAGTGTCCTGGACTGGACAGATGATAATTTCTCTATGTGTTTTGGTGTGAACCACTTGGGGCATTTTCTCCTGACCAACCTGCTGCTGCCACGACTGAAAGAGAGCTCCCCCAGCCGAGTGATTACTCTCACTTGCTCTAACTACAAGTACCAGAAACTGGATTTTCAGGACCTCAACTACAACCTCTTCCCATTTTTCACATACTGCCGAAGCAAACTCGCCAACATCTACTTTACTCAGGAGCTGGCACGGATGATGGAGGGGAAAGGAGTAACAGCTTATGCAGTACATCCTG GTTATGTTCAGAGTAACTGGACCGACCACTTCTCATTCCTCTTCCAGCTGCTGATGAAGGTCATCATGTTTATGTTCTTTGTGTCTTGCGAGGTCGGGGCTCAGACAGTTATCCACTGTGCTGTTGCAGACGATGTCGTCACTGACAGTGGTGGTTACTTCAGTGACTGCAGACCAGCCAAGCTACAGGCTTTTGCCAAAGATGCTGGAGTGGCCAAGAAACTATGGGAAGCCAGCGAGAGACTCGTCAAACATGCTTGA